TCTTCTTGGAAAATGTTGCGATAAAACTGGACGTAACAGGGAAATTATTATTATTAACAAAATTATTCTGTGTAATAATAGGCGTAGCTGATACAGGATCTAAAACAACGTCTCCGATTGAATGGGAGCTGCCGTCGTACATAGTTACCTGTTCAAAATAGGATTCGTATTCAATCCCTACTTTTGTAAAGGGCAAAGTCTGTATTATAACAGTAGGTGTACACGGCAGGCTGTCAAAAGAGAAAAATCCGGAACTATTTGTTGTAGTTATGTAACGCGCAGGTATAACATTGTACCCATCATCCACTGTCTCATTATGATTTATTGTATAACGATAATCCGCAGCAACTGTTACTCCCTGTGCAAGCGATGTTGTGTTGTCGCTGAAGTTATAATAAATAGTTCCTTCTATGTGATTGCTTCTTTTGTAGAGGTCTATATTCTGAGTGACGTTGTGGCGGTAATCTTTATCAGTAGCAGGGCAGCAGTCAAGTATGTCATTTAGTTCCGGGATTGTTACAGTGATTTTACTTTGAGAGTGAGATTCAGGGCCTGTAAAATAGAGCTCGTGAAGACCTGAGCTGAGGCTGTCAATAAGATAGTAACCCAGATTTTTACAAGCTGTTGAATGGGTAACACCATTATCAATCCATGTAATTTTTACTGATCCGCTGTCAAAAGCTGCATTTGTCGTGAAATCTGAGATAACACCGCTTACAGTGCCCACAACACGGCCGTTTGCCAGCTTAAGCTCAGGCGGTGTAACAGTATGGTCGGAGCAGCTGCTCATAAAAAGCGCAATAACCACTACTGCGCCCAAAAATTGCTCTATTTTTATCATGGCAGACCCCACTTTAATTAATAATTTATATTCTCCAATAGAGAATATAATCACCCGATAAATAAATGTCAACAAATACCTTGTTTAAATTAATTTTTATAAAAATAAAAATAATGCTTGATTTTCTTAAGGAATTATAATATAATCATAGTGTGTTGCAATTTTCCCCTTTTCTTCTGTAAATTAAACGGGGAGTTTGATATGAAACTAAAAATAGTTGTTATTTTTATCGTTTCCGTATTTTTTTTACAGCCGGCCCTGGCTCAAACTGTAATAAAAGTTAAAGATCCCTATGTACTCCTTAAATTTGATAAAGGTTTTGATGCTCAAAAGGGAGACATCCTCTACATTTACAGAAATCTGGAAAACGGTAAGCGTGTTGTTGTTGCAAAAGTTAGTGTAATGGCTGTAAAAAAGGATCTCTGTGCAGTTAAAATTATCAAAAAAAGCAAACGGCATCCTCTGGCATTAGGAGATCTTGCAAAAAAACCGTCTTCGGGAATAAGCCCTGAAATTGATGAACAGACATTTGCATCAGTAAAAAAGGAACAAAACAGGCCGGCATCTGTTTCCATTATAAATAGTTCGGAAAACAGGAATCATTTGATTACGTATCTTACTGCGTCTGCAGGACTTGTCATTTCCGGGCTCGGCTACTACTATTACGATCAGGCAGGTATAACGGCAAGTCAGCACTATTCTACAACAACAGAATACGAAAATCTTGTAATCTTAACAGATAAATACGACAAAAGAGCAAACTACTGTTTTTACATAGGGGGAGGATTAATAGCAGCAGGACTGCTGCACTATTTTTTAACAAACAGCACCGGATACTATCCAAGCACTGCATCATATAATATTATGCCTGTAACTTCACCGGGATTCAGCGGATTAAGCATTGCAATTCCTCTTTAGTTTCAAGAGGATTCCGATCCGTACCTGATAAACAAACAATAAAAATATTTTATGGACAGATAAGCTGTTAATGGTTTGAATTATTATTTTTGGAATTGATGCTGAGTGATCAAATATTGGTGAATGCTGTTCATTAAAGATTCCTTTATCTTGCACACTTATTCAAAAAAATTACTACATAAGGGGCCACGTTACAGGTACTTATCCAGGTCAATTTTGATTTCGTAGACTTTGCCCATCATAAGTAAAAATTCTGATTCTGAACAGCCAAGAGATTTTTGAATTGTTTTGGAAATATCTTCCTTTATATTCTTTCGTAATTTCTCTGTTGCAAGAATAGACATGAGATTGCCAATTGTTACAATTCGCCTGATCCTTCCAGTTTCAGAAGAGATGTCAATTTTTGGGAGATCGCTTAAATCGTGCGCCGAACAAGTCTCCCTTATATCTTCGGGAAGCTGCCAATGAGTGCACAGGAGCTCTCCGAAGTAGGAACTATGGGGTATGTTATAAAAATCTTCAGCTTCCCGGCAGAGAGAACCCTGTTTATTACAGTATATCTCAACAGCCTTAAAGTGCTCGGGAAAAAATTTTAAATAGATTAATTTTCCTATATCATGCAGAATTGAGTGAACCCACAAATCATTGCTGTTCAGCAAAGGTTCATATTCTTTACCAAGAAATTTTGCAGTAAGTGCAGTATAGTTTGAATGATACCATATTTTGTGAAATGCGTGTTTGTCAGCAGTTGATAAGGCATCAAGGACATATACGGATATTACAATACGATACACTTCATTAATTCCGAGATATGCTACTGCAAGGTTTATATCCTTAACTTCTCTTGGAACGCTGTAATATGCAGAATTAACGATTTTTAGTATCTGTGCAACGAGGCCGGGGTCTTTTTCAATTATCTCTACAATTTTACGAATGCTCACATTTTCCGAAAAAACTATTTTGCGTATTTCGGTAATGGCTTCCGGCAATGCAGGCAAAGCATTGTATTTTTTTAAAAACTCATCCTGATCAATTTTTATTGGCTCTAATTTTTGTGTCATTGTAATTAAACATCCTATTTT
This genomic interval from bacterium contains the following:
- a CDS encoding Ig-like domain-containing protein; translated protein: MIKIEQFLGAVVVIALFMSSCSDHTVTPPELKLANGRVVGTVSGVISDFTTNAAFDSGSVKITWIDNGVTHSTACKNLGYYLIDSLSSGLHELYFTGPESHSQSKITVTIPELNDILDCCPATDKDYRHNVTQNIDLYKRSNHIEGTIYYNFSDNTTSLAQGVTVAADYRYTINHNETVDDGYNVIPARYITTTNSSGFFSFDSLPCTPTVIIQTLPFTKVGIEYESYFEQVTMYDGSSHSIGDVVLDPVSATPIITQNNFVNNNNFPVTSSFIATFSKKMDPSTFDINLYRSGTLIETNISWTDSLILTIDPYADLRPDEDYTLSINGKSMDNNTFSQTYNIHTQAGIEFVSTNLEKSQGIMDTQFPVESNIEITFSMAVNLSNPNTYVRLIDDQGFYVDINLSLTGDQKTLVINPVGNLEYDKTYTVVFKIYSSIPEDFITQTATGLSFIFSTEPEITEVPAQVTGFALYMDMGSSWHADYNTTSISFVWNTVAHADEYLILARDNDKNTDYV
- a CDS encoding HDOD domain-containing protein; amino-acid sequence: MTQKLEPIKIDQDEFLKKYNALPALPEAITEIRKIVFSENVSIRKIVEIIEKDPGLVAQILKIVNSAYYSVPREVKDINLAVAYLGINEVYRIVISVYVLDALSTADKHAFHKIWYHSNYTALTAKFLGKEYEPLLNSNDLWVHSILHDIGKLIYLKFFPEHFKAVEIYCNKQGSLCREAEDFYNIPHSSYFGELLCTHWQLPEDIRETCSAHDLSDLPKIDISSETGRIRRIVTIGNLMSILATEKLRKNIKEDISKTIQKSLGCSESEFLLMMGKVYEIKIDLDKYL